One segment of Candidatus Cloacimonadota bacterium DNA contains the following:
- a CDS encoding T9SS type A sorting domain-containing protein yields the protein YYSSPSILNCIITDNNSENSGGGIYCDFSNPVIENNEIYNNSSVSYGGGIASYDSSPLIIHNNIHDNITTHTNSRGGGLYFNHSSPSIINCNISNNCSNSAGGGISFMYNNGFFSMINNIMTGNSAYNGGAIQIHSAANGIIINNLIVENNAMVGGGIRLQTTFVSPYCPDIINCTIANNHSELYGGGIYFAEFSNSNIINSIIYGNEAETGEQICLNSWYSDPDFYYSDIEDGFNGFGFTGTASIEEYEGEYENNILLDPLFIEPVTFNYHLEETSPCINAGTPDTTGLSLPEYDLAGNPRIYDEIIDMGCYEWDGTSINEELEINNERIKLSNYPNPFTPSTTISFSISEKDKNKPVTLNVYNIKGQKVRSLECINCVNVKATESLYSISWNGTDNFEKPVSSGIYFYQLKIDERPVATKKCLLLR from the coding sequence CTATTATAGTTCTCCCTCAATTCTAAACTGCATCATTACCGATAATAATTCGGAAAATTCGGGAGGTGGTATTTATTGTGACTTTTCCAATCCGGTCATAGAGAATAATGAAATCTATAATAACAGTTCAGTTTCTTATGGTGGCGGTATTGCGAGTTATGATTCGAGTCCCCTAATAATTCATAATAATATTCATGACAATATAACAACACATACAAATTCCAGAGGAGGAGGACTTTATTTCAATCATTCTTCACCTTCAATAATAAATTGTAATATTTCTAATAATTGTTCCAACTCAGCAGGAGGTGGTATTTCATTCATGTATAATAATGGTTTTTTTTCAATGATCAATAATATAATGACTGGAAATTCTGCCTATAATGGAGGTGCTATTCAGATTCACAGTGCTGCAAATGGAATAATAATTAATAATCTAATAGTTGAAAATAATGCTATGGTCGGTGGAGGTATTCGTTTACAAACAACTTTTGTTTCTCCTTATTGTCCGGATATTATTAATTGTACGATCGCTAATAATCATTCTGAATTATATGGCGGTGGAATTTACTTCGCTGAATTTTCCAATTCTAATATCATAAACTCGATCATTTATGGAAATGAAGCAGAAACCGGAGAGCAGATTTGTTTGAACAGTTGGTATTCTGATCCGGATTTTTATTATTCAGATATTGAAGATGGCTTTAATGGATTCGGATTTACCGGAACTGCTTCAATTGAAGAATATGAAGGAGAATATGAAAACAATATCTTACTTGATCCGTTGTTCATTGAACCGGTAACATTTAATTACCATCTTGAAGAAACTTCTCCCTGTATTAATGCCGGAACTCCGGACACAACCGGATTAAGTCTTCCTGAATATGATTTAGCAGGAAATCCCAGAATTTATGATGAAATCATTGATATGGGATGCTATGAGTGGGATGGAACTTCAATTAATGAAGAATTAGAAATTAATAATGAAAGAATTAAACTTTCCAATTATCCCAATCCCTTCACTCCTTCCACCACCATCTCCTTCTCCATCTCCGAAAAAGACAAGAACAAACCTGTAACCTTAAATGTCTATAACATCAAAGGACAGAAAGTAAGATCTTTGGAGTGCATTAACTGTGTTAATGTAAAAGCGACGGAATCGCTTTACTCCATATCTTGGAATGGAACAGATAATTTTGAAAAACCGGTCAGTTCCGGAATTTATTTCTATCAATTAAAGATTGATGAAAGACCTGTTGCTACGAAGAAGTGCCTGTTGCTTAGATAA